In the Hordeum vulgare subsp. vulgare chromosome 7H, MorexV3_pseudomolecules_assembly, whole genome shotgun sequence genome, one interval contains:
- the LOC123411017 gene encoding chaperone protein ClpB1-like — MASDGEAPTSAVLDRFLSHASRLYREVENVLCAGAAIGLCWAAWRYYERIVCLRSYGRDMTGSKQAVSPVVGRDREIDRVISILCRKTKNCAALVGAAGVGKTAIAEGLAQRIAAGKVPAALVGARVVDVDLGAMVAGTMFRGMFEERLKGVIKQAEDSGGKIVLFIDEMHMLLGAGAVRGGCQDAANMLKPALARGRIRCVGATTFDDYRKYIEKDSALERRFQKVHVEEPSAQATIAMLRALKQQYEQHHGLEIQDAALVAAVQLAGRYITGRQFPDKAIDLIDEACATAAKTMIGVGDQEENGNTVQCSSKNAVKEAIVCPNHVAQVVSEWTGIPVTALDQEEKERLIHLASRLRERVVGQDEAVNLVAQAVLRSRAGFDQPGQPIGSFLFLGSTGVGKTEIAKALAVQLFDSEKMLVRFDMSEYVDRGSVLRLIGAPPSYEGHEDGGQLTEKIRRRPYSVVLFDEVEKADPSVLNLFIQLLDDGVLTDGKGRTVHFKNTIIIMTSNLGAEHLTAGMAGKITMEAARDLVMHQVQKHFKPELRNRMSEIVIFEPLSREKLKEIVKIQMKSIVASVACKGISLSTSDAALDVVLSESYNPMYGARPVKRWLLKNVMTDLSEMLLSGQIGEGSSVSIDADNDKRLKFEVLKKVSDPQHKSPTVKLPVNCEPV, encoded by the exons ATGGCTTCTGATGGAGAAGCTCCGACAAGTGCTGTCTTGGATCGGTTCCTGTCACATGCCTCTAGGTTGTATCGGGAGGTGGAGAACGTTCTCTGTGCTGGAGCAGCCATCGGTTTATGCTGGGCAGCATGGCGGTACTATGAGCGCATTGTGTGCCTGCGCAGCTACGGCCGTGACATGACCGGCAGCAAACAGGCAGTCAGCCCGGTGGTCGGCCGCGACAGAGAAATAGATCGTGTCATCTCCATCCTCTGCCGCAAGACCAAGAACTGTGCCGCGTTGGTCGGTGCTGCGGGAGTAGGCAAGACAGCCATCGCCGAGGGCCTTGCACAGCGCATCGCTGCCGGGAAGGTCCCTGCAGCACTTGTCGGGGCTCGCGTTGTGGATGTTGATCTCGGGGCGATGGTGGCCGGGACCATGTTCCGTGGCATGTTTGAGGAACGCTTGAAAGGCGTGATAAAGCAGGCGGAGGATTCAGGTGGCAAGATAGTTCTATTCATCGACGAGATGCACATGCTTCTTGGTGCCGGTGCAGTGAGGGGGGGCTGCCAGGATGCTGCCAATATGCTGAAGCCGGCGTTGGCCCGTGGTCGCATCCGCTGTGTGGGTGCAACGACTTTTGATGATTACCGTAAGTACATTGAGAAGGATTCTGCACTTGAGCGGCGGTTCCAGAAGGTGCACGTCGAGGAGCCAAGCGCGCAGGCCACCATTGCCATGCTGCGGGCGCTCAAGCAGCAGTATGAACAGCACCATGGCCTAGAAATCCAAGATGCCGCTCTTGTTGCTGCCGTGCAACTCGCTGGCCGCTACATCACCG GTCGTCAATTTCCTGATAAGGCTATTGACCTGATTGATGAGGCTTGTGCCACGGCAGCCAAAACAATGATTGGAGTTGGCGACCAAGAAGAGAATGGTAACACTGTGCAGTGTAGCTCTAAAAATGCAGTGAAGGAGGCAATTGTTTGCCCTAATCATGTCGCTCAA GTTGTGAGCGAATGGACTGGAATTCCTGTCACTGCGCTTGAccaagaggagaaggaaagactAATCCACCTAGCGAGCAGACTGCGGGAGCGAGTTGTTGGCCAGGATGAAGCTGTAAATCTGGTTGCACAAGCAGTGTTACGTTCCAGAGCTGGCTTTGATCAGCCTGGCCAACCCATAGGCTCTTTTCTCTTCTTAGGCTCAACTGGTGTTGGAAAGACAGAGATTGCAAAAGCTCTTGCTGTGCAGCTATTTGACAGCGAGAAGATGTTAGTTCGCTTTGACATGTCTGAATATGTTGACAGGGGATCCGTGCTGCGTCTCATCGGAGCACCTCCAAG CTATGAAGGCCATGAAGACGGTGGGCAATTGACGGAGAAGATCAGGAGACGTCCATACAGTGTTGTCCTTTTTGATGAGGTGGAGAAGGCAGATCCATCGGTGTTGAACCTTTTTATTCAACTTCTGGATGATGGTGTGTTGACAGATGGGAAAGGCCGGACCGTACATTTCAAGAACACCATCATCATTATGACCTCAAATCTAGGAGCGGAGCACCTAACAGCAGGAATGGCTGGAAAAATCACAATGGAGGCTGCACGGGATCTTGTGATGCATCAG GTCCAGAAACACTTCAAACCTGAACTTCGCAACAGAATGAGTGAGATTGTTATATTTGAGCCGCTTTCGCGTGAGAAACTGAAGGAGATTGTGAAAATTCAGATGAAGAGCATTGTCGCCAGCGTAGCTTGCAAGGGCATCTCTCTATCTACGAGCGATGCCGCACTGGACGTGGTTTTGTCGGAATCATACAACCCA ATGTATGGCGCAAGGCCTGTAAAGAGGTGGTTGCTCAAGAATGTGATGACTGATCTCTCTGAGATGCTGCTCAGCGGACAAATCGGTGAAGGCTCTTCAGTCTCCATTGATGCTGACAATGACAAGAGGCTCAAGTTTGAAGTATTGAAGAAGGTGTCAGATCCGCAACATAAGAGTCCGACGGTCAAGCTCCCTGTTAACTGCGAGCCTGTGTAG